In the Gossypium arboreum isolate Shixiya-1 chromosome 10, ASM2569848v2, whole genome shotgun sequence genome, one interval contains:
- the LOC108487899 gene encoding uncharacterized mitochondrial protein AtMg00810-like yields MQEKCEMPDLGEMTYFLGLEVNQAHNAIFINQKGFAIKILRRYSMENYKPMSTPIAQDEKRTSSEDVEKLDETSYRCLVGCSLYLTASRPDIMFVVSLLSRFMHCCNVDHYKVVKRVLRYMRGTLDHGVKFTRTEKVKLLGYSDSDWGGSSEDMKITLGYFFTLRSNVFYWSSKK; encoded by the coding sequence ATGCAAGAGAAGTGTGAAATGCCAGACTTAGGTGAAATGACATACTTCCTCGGTCTGGAGGTGAACCAAGCTCACAATGCAATCTTCATAAACCAAAAGGGGTTCGCAATAAAAATCCTACGAAGGTATAGTATGGAGAATTACAAACCTATGAGCACTCCCATCGCTCAAGATGAGAAGCGCACCAGTAGTGAAGATGTTGAAAAGCTTGATGAAACAAGTTATAGATGCTTAGTGGGATGTTCGCTTTACTTGACAGCATCCAGACCTGACATCATGTTTGTTGTAAGTCTATTGTCAAGATTCATGCATTGTTGTAATGTGGACCACTACAAAGTAGTAAAAAGAGTTCTACGATACATGAGAGGAACTTTAGATCATGGAGTGAAGTTTACGAGGACTGAAAAGGTCAAGCTACTTGGGTATTCAGACAGTGATTGGGGTGGATCTTCTGAAGACATGAAGATTACTTTAGGCTATTTCTTCACTCTAAGATCAAATGTGTTCTATTGGAGCTCGAAGAAGTAA